A part of Vulcanisaeta moutnovskia 768-28 genomic DNA contains:
- a CDS encoding glycosyltransferase family 2 protein produces the protein MNEKPYITICGTTYQTAKTLDASLSSVVNVFNELGVPYEVVIIDNYSTDGTYEKLLEWSRKIPLRVYRYKCSRGLGRALCVRLARGKYIFMIDLDRIYNTNALTKLIKCHFIISEKLNIECTGFGNKDPIIKTNYRDLNRAEDTDLFARSIKTAHYHYIFR, from the coding sequence ATGAATGAAAAACCATACATAACAATCTGCGGAACAACATACCAAACAGCAAAAACATTAGATGCAAGCCTATCATCGGTCGTCAACGTATTCAACGAGTTAGGAGTACCGTACGAAGTGGTGATAATCGATAACTACTCAACAGACGGAACATACGAAAAACTACTGGAGTGGTCAAGGAAAATACCACTCAGGGTTTACAGATACAAATGCTCCCGAGGACTAGGAAGAGCACTATGCGTCAGGCTTGCCCGTGGTAAATACATATTCATGATAGACCTGGACAGGATATATAATACAAACGCCTTGACCAAGCTAATAAAGTGCCATTTTATCATTAGCGAGAAGCTAAATATTGAATGCACAGGGTTTGGTAATAAGGACCCGATCATTAAAACTAATTATAGGGATTTGAATAGGGCTGAGGATACCGACTTGTTTGCAAGATCAATAAAAACGGCGCACTATCACTACATATTCCGCTAG
- a CDS encoding Gfo/Idh/MocA family protein has translation MDKVRVAIIGFGKMGVLHGALVNATGLGEVVTIVDKDEKIIKALRRLFRGRVSIVTSIDELTDVDAVFITTPIPTHYALAKSSLKLDIKGLFVEKTLTDSGAKSRELLKDAASRGIVNAVGFQKRFIPTFRYLREWVQSVDVSRIKAIRAYAYSEDFLGVNRSVGLLEPRGGVLRDLASHAIDLLFWLFGYTKAEIHNVNIEKTNDAPCGEVTVRVLISDIDTTVSTSWCKEGYRVPEVGIDIVTDDGEVIANDYEVVIKNGGNIKKVYAAELEEPVKYLLGAPEYYREVEEFLKSVVRGKGFDGATFNDAVLIDEFIDEALRVHNARTSGR, from the coding sequence ATGGATAAGGTTAGGGTCGCGATTATAGGCTTTGGGAAGATGGGAGTGCTACATGGTGCGTTAGTAAACGCTACTGGACTTGGCGAGGTTGTGACTATCGTGGATAAGGATGAGAAGATAATCAAGGCATTAAGAAGGCTATTTCGCGGTAGGGTAAGCATTGTGACCAGTATTGATGAGCTAACGGATGTAGATGCTGTATTCATAACCACACCAATACCAACGCACTACGCACTAGCTAAGTCGAGTTTAAAACTAGACATTAAGGGCTTGTTCGTGGAGAAGACGCTTACGGATTCTGGGGCTAAATCGAGGGAATTACTCAAGGATGCCGCGTCAAGGGGCATAGTTAATGCCGTTGGTTTCCAGAAGAGGTTCATACCAACCTTTAGGTACCTAAGGGAGTGGGTTCAAAGTGTTGATGTTTCCCGTATTAAGGCTATCAGGGCATATGCGTATTCAGAGGATTTCCTTGGTGTGAATAGGTCCGTGGGCTTACTCGAACCTAGGGGCGGCGTGCTCAGGGATCTAGCCAGTCACGCTATTGATTTGCTATTCTGGTTATTTGGGTATACCAAGGCTGAGATTCATAATGTCAATATCGAGAAGACCAACGATGCGCCCTGTGGTGAGGTTACGGTGAGGGTGTTGATCAGCGATATCGATACTACTGTGAGTACTTCATGGTGTAAGGAGGGTTATAGGGTTCCTGAGGTTGGCATTGACATAGTTACTGATGATGGTGAAGTAATTGCTAATGATTATGAAGTCGTAATCAAAAACGGTGGCAATATTAAGAAGGTCTATGCCGCAGAGCTTGAGGAACCCGTTAAGTACTTGCTCGGTGCACCTGAGTATTATAGGGAGGTTGAGGAGTTCCTTAAGAGTGTAGTGCGTGGTAAAGGGTTTGATGGCGCTACGTTTAATGACGCAGTATTGATTGATGAGTTCATAGACGAGGCCCTGAGGGTCCATAATGCACGTACTAGTGGGAGATAA
- a CDS encoding glycosyltransferase family 2 protein produces MISDCLLSIIVVALNEEKRLPTLLKSISNEASNNDIQVIMIDNGSTDRTYKVMQEYAGTRKNVKVAIIRGPLGHAWNEALKMADCEYVMFLGADMYLPRGWYERIRKLLSRGRYDAVVARLIPLFRYQGPLNNYDLAYFLGDTASDGPWREPTFHSGGLIVRRNAALKVGFKPLPTSEDGEFSFRFLRAGYHTYYFPSQHYVFDEHYYDVKTMMSYYRKLGTSLIVLIRSTGALSVLKMMIRTVMEPLTPHYLIIRYRKARKYVPIKYTTWIAAGLVRIYAILTSIILHTILLKPIPTKIIRTKL; encoded by the coding sequence ATGATTAGCGACTGCCTACTATCAATAATAGTCGTAGCACTAAACGAGGAGAAGAGACTACCAACACTGCTGAAATCAATAAGTAACGAGGCAAGCAATAATGACATCCAGGTAATAATGATTGACAACGGCTCAACAGACCGCACATACAAAGTAATGCAGGAATACGCAGGAACTCGTAAAAACGTAAAGGTAGCAATAATAAGAGGACCGCTTGGACATGCATGGAATGAGGCGTTGAAAATGGCAGACTGCGAATACGTAATGTTCCTTGGCGCTGACATGTACCTGCCAAGGGGTTGGTATGAGAGAATAAGGAAACTATTGAGCAGGGGTAGGTACGATGCCGTAGTCGCCAGGTTAATACCACTATTTAGGTACCAAGGACCACTGAACAACTACGACCTAGCCTACTTCCTGGGCGACACGGCAAGTGACGGTCCCTGGAGAGAGCCAACATTCCACAGCGGTGGGTTAATAGTGAGGAGGAATGCGGCCCTTAAGGTGGGCTTTAAGCCATTACCCACGTCTGAGGATGGGGAGTTCTCATTTAGATTCCTAAGGGCCGGGTACCATACTTACTACTTCCCAAGCCAGCACTACGTATTTGATGAGCATTACTATGACGTAAAAACAATGATGAGCTACTACAGGAAGCTAGGAACATCACTAATAGTCCTAATAAGAAGCACAGGCGCACTATCAGTACTAAAGATGATGATAAGGACGGTGATGGAACCACTAACACCGCACTACCTAATAATTAGGTATAGAAAGGCAAGGAAGTACGTACCGATCAAGTACACGACATGGATCGCGGCAGGACTAGTGAGGATATACGCAATACTAACCTCAATAATACTGCACACAATACTACTAAAACCAATACCAACAAAAATAATCAGAACAAAACTATGA
- a CDS encoding glycosyltransferase family 4 protein, whose translation MRILVVSRYTWPEGGGAELATWYYLREMSKYFKITLISGTRNPSRDLLSRVNYVFLPGLNNSGFKLKDWIILTKYKDLLSRLIRAHDLVYIPSKNMYPAALLAKSIDPKKPVVIHVHDYQPITYTAAKFPGIEPGIKTDITYERLEHSMLKSVIVGYLSIINTVNKLAVKYADLLIFVSKRQADYVMSTMPELRGKGVVIYNPPLSIGRDSKRFSDEPTAMFMGGSSKTKGFTLLIGSLIKALRDGVKVRVLVTNYILNGIKLPSWLNGIIQVLGRISHDELLSKLGETWFTVHPSIYEEPLPYSLLEGLFTHNLVIASRVGGIPEILSGTPMESFLFDPLSIDEFTEKIERSVSLDPGTIYDLSEKSMKIVSDRLVQSSSRFIPIISDLVNNYG comes from the coding sequence ATGAGGATTTTGGTTGTTAGTAGGTACACGTGGCCTGAGGGTGGAGGAGCCGAACTAGCCACTTGGTACTATCTAAGGGAGATGAGTAAGTACTTCAAGATCACCCTGATCTCCGGCACGAGAAACCCAAGCAGGGATTTACTCAGTAGGGTTAATTACGTATTCCTACCTGGATTAAATAATAGTGGTTTTAAGTTAAAGGATTGGATAATATTAACTAAATATAAGGATTTATTGAGCAGGCTTATTAGGGCTCATGACTTAGTCTATATACCATCTAAGAACATGTATCCTGCAGCGTTACTCGCGAAATCTATAGATCCGAAAAAGCCCGTTGTTATTCATGTGCATGATTATCAACCAATAACATACACAGCCGCAAAGTTTCCCGGCATTGAACCTGGTATTAAGACTGACATTACGTATGAGAGACTCGAGCATTCTATGCTCAAGTCCGTCATTGTTGGTTATCTATCGATTATAAATACCGTAAATAAGCTTGCCGTAAAGTACGCAGACCTGTTAATATTTGTGTCGAAGAGACAAGCGGATTACGTGATGAGTACAATGCCAGAACTTAGAGGTAAGGGTGTTGTTATTTATAACCCACCGTTATCAATAGGCAGGGATTCGAAGAGGTTTAGTGATGAACCTACGGCTATGTTCATGGGTGGTTCATCAAAGACGAAGGGCTTTACATTGCTCATAGGTTCGTTAATTAAAGCCCTAAGGGATGGTGTTAAGGTAAGGGTCTTAGTAACTAATTATATATTAAATGGTATTAAGTTACCAAGTTGGCTCAATGGCATCATACAAGTGCTTGGTAGGATTAGTCATGACGAGTTATTAAGTAAGTTAGGTGAGACCTGGTTTACTGTCCATCCATCCATATATGAGGAGCCACTACCGTACTCGCTTCTTGAGGGTTTGTTCACCCATAATTTAGTTATTGCATCTAGGGTTGGTGGTATACCCGAAATACTCTCTGGAACACCCATGGAGAGTTTCCTGTTTGATCCTCTCAGTATTGATGAATTTACGGAAAAAATTGAACGCTCAGTGAGTCTAGACCCTGGAACTATTTATGATTTATCCGAGAAGTCTATGAAAATCGTAAGTGATAGGCTTGTACAGAGCAGTTCCCGCTTCATACCAATAATTAGCGACCTGGTTAATAACTATGGATAA
- a CDS encoding DUF1616 domain-containing protein, whose product MGNSANSIGKLDDEILMIIHNNPCISVSDLISNLSRKYNLPDYLIAYKVWLLWKKGLINLSAFNTQSSAAQYLFSIESLWFWISLAITYIAFASIYVNNLVINFIRYFVGAIFITFVLGYAVVEFVYPKGDEVSPLERFVLSLGLSITIIPIVGVILSYMPFKYTVYSVSAALTILASIMLILALARKASIYMNIGKWCESNG is encoded by the coding sequence ATGGGGAACTCAGCAAATAGTATTGGTAAACTTGATGATGAGATTCTCATGATTATTCATAATAATCCTTGTATAAGTGTTAGCGATTTAATAAGTAATTTATCAAGGAAGTACAATCTGCCAGATTACTTGATTGCATATAAAGTATGGTTATTATGGAAAAAAGGCCTTATTAATTTAAGTGCATTTAATACACAAAGTTCAGCAGCTCAGTACTTATTTAGCATTGAATCACTTTGGTTTTGGATATCTCTGGCAATTACGTATATTGCCTTTGCATCAATATATGTAAATAATCTAGTAATCAACTTCATTAGGTATTTTGTTGGAGCTATATTTATTACATTTGTACTTGGTTACGCAGTTGTTGAGTTCGTATATCCCAAGGGTGATGAAGTTAGTCCTCTAGAGAGGTTCGTGTTATCATTAGGTCTTAGCATTACTATTATCCCTATTGTTGGTGTTATACTTAGTTATATGCCATTTAAGTATACGGTTTACTCGGTATCTGCAGCATTAACGATTCTGGCGTCAATAATGCTTATATTGGCTCTTGCTAGAAAGGCGTCAATATACATGAATATTGGCAAGTGGTGTGAGTCCAATGGTTAG
- a CDS encoding FkbM family methyltransferase encodes MSKFYELLGRKARGLLFTLRTMGPYYVFREVVRRLLGVPYTYRGITIDNVKTFKLISSLLYLGIDFGRDGDDYFVKTKYGVIYGKVPDILLTFTFEFENDYLVLDVKNKVVIDVGAYLGDTALAFLNWGARVVYAYEPISRFYEGLVKTIRANGVEDRVKVFNYGWWFYNGTLRLRLGYIGTGALPGDVEVRVVDSTEELLRIGRDIGNDFVVKMDCEGCEYSLLTVPCKALRLARQYVIEVHGALTPLIYKFINCGFKYEVVRQTGKRLFIVNFTRD; translated from the coding sequence ATGAGTAAGTTTTACGAGTTACTTGGGAGGAAAGCACGTGGATTATTATTCACGTTAAGAACCATGGGTCCTTATTACGTGTTTAGGGAGGTCGTTAGGAGACTGCTTGGTGTTCCCTATACTTATCGTGGAATTACGATTGATAACGTTAAGACCTTTAAATTGATCAGTAGTTTACTCTATCTCGGTATCGATTTTGGGCGTGATGGCGATGACTACTTCGTTAAGACTAAGTATGGGGTAATCTACGGGAAGGTACCTGATATTTTGTTAACATTCACTTTTGAATTTGAAAATGATTATTTAGTGCTTGACGTGAAGAATAAGGTTGTAATTGACGTTGGTGCTTACCTTGGTGATACAGCATTAGCTTTCTTAAATTGGGGCGCTAGAGTAGTTTATGCCTATGAACCTATCTCTCGCTTCTATGAGGGCCTTGTTAAAACGATTAGGGCTAATGGTGTTGAGGATAGGGTTAAGGTGTTTAATTATGGTTGGTGGTTCTATAATGGTACATTAAGGCTGAGGCTCGGTTACATAGGTACGGGTGCGTTGCCTGGTGATGTCGAGGTTAGGGTCGTTGATTCGACCGAGGAGTTGTTAAGGATTGGTAGGGATATTGGTAATGACTTTGTTGTTAAGATGGATTGTGAGGGTTGTGAATACTCACTATTAACTGTGCCCTGCAAGGCTCTAAGGCTTGCTAGACAATACGTTATTGAGGTACATGGTGCATTAACGCCATTGATCTATAAGTTTATTAACTGTGGGTTTAAGTACGAGGTCGTTAGGCAAACAGGGAAGCGCCTATTCATCGTTAATTTCACTAGAGATTAA
- a CDS encoding glycosyltransferase family 2 protein — MEVNVVEQGRRNRNLEHAFTVVIPTLNEEKAIGPVLEEVLGIKVPRDYILVVDGGSTDRTVDIAMKYGVKVIRQEGKGKADAIRTALKYVDTPYMLVMDGDYTYPAMYIPELLKTALETNSDEVIGVRMMSNGNQSLIYRFGNWLLTNFFNLIFDSSLHDVLSGMYLVRVDALRDALMEMKSFSVEAEIAAHMVSTGKTITEIPIEYRKRLGDKKLGIKDGLFIFRDIIRLAMRYNPMFLLFFMGALLIIPGLLLGAYVGYWYIFYGIKYYLKGLIAIMLFLIGLQFLGMAMLSLYIKRMEYRLRKAIESLHK; from the coding sequence ATGGAAGTGAATGTTGTAGAGCAAGGTAGGAGGAATCGTAATCTTGAGCATGCATTCACCGTGGTAATACCTACACTTAATGAGGAGAAGGCCATTGGGCCTGTTTTGGAGGAGGTTCTTGGGATTAAGGTACCCAGGGATTATATATTGGTGGTTGATGGTGGTAGTACCGATAGAACCGTAGATATTGCTATGAAATATGGAGTTAAGGTCATAAGGCAGGAAGGTAAGGGAAAGGCTGATGCGATAAGAACGGCTCTTAAGTATGTTGATACGCCATACATGTTGGTAATGGATGGTGATTATACATACCCTGCCATGTATATCCCAGAATTGCTAAAGACGGCTTTGGAGACTAATAGTGATGAGGTTATTGGTGTTAGGATGATGAGTAATGGTAATCAGAGCTTGATCTATAGGTTTGGTAATTGGTTACTTACGAATTTCTTTAATTTAATCTTTGATTCTTCACTTCATGATGTTTTAAGTGGTATGTACTTGGTTAGGGTTGATGCTTTAAGAGATGCTCTTATGGAGATGAAAAGCTTTAGTGTGGAGGCTGAGATTGCGGCCCATATGGTAAGTACTGGTAAGACCATTACTGAGATACCCATTGAGTATAGGAAGAGACTGGGTGACAAAAAGCTTGGTATTAAGGATGGTCTATTCATATTTAGGGATATAATTAGACTTGCCATGAGGTATAACCCAATGTTCCTACTCTTCTTTATGGGCGCCCTACTAATAATACCTGGACTTTTGTTGGGTGCCTATGTCGGTTATTGGTACATATTCTACGGTATTAAGTACTATCTTAAGGGACTTATCGCAATAATGCTATTTCTAATAGGACTGCAATTTTTAGGAATGGCTATGTTATCGTTATACATAAAAAGGATGGAGTACAGGCTTAGGAAGGCCATTGAATCATTACATAAGTAG
- a CDS encoding glycosyltransferase family 4 protein, whose translation MRVLMVGREYPPYTVGGVATHTYHLTQALRRLGVIVDVISFGNPARSNDGVMFIGPRSAIIKRTNIKFGEALAIMYDIARLTRIVDSLLRRGDYDVVHVQEPYVGGLIRFRSKVTTIHDTSYGEVKSIFTHEVNRDWKRLGFYLGLGYFMEYSSIATSRVIIAPSPQVKDELVSKYGLDSHRVRVIMNGVDPNNKYLGISKEEAKKMLSIDKPLIFTSSQHVARKRLDVFLYAMKMLDEWGILDKVEVRIGGNGPLRPMLEDLARRLGILGRVRFMGWLSRDQLELHYRAADVFVISSDYEAGPITMLEAMIAETPVVSTRIRGFPELARDGVEAMLVNPGDYVAMAKALIEVLTNEDLARRLVRNGREFAMRFTWDRVAERTLGVYREVVGG comes from the coding sequence ATGAGAGTTTTAATGGTTGGTAGGGAGTACCCGCCATACACCGTTGGTGGCGTCGCAACACACACGTACCACTTAACCCAGGCTCTAAGAAGGTTAGGCGTTATCGTTGATGTTATTTCATTCGGAAACCCAGCCAGATCTAATGATGGCGTTATGTTCATAGGACCTAGAAGCGCCATTATTAAGAGGACCAATATTAAGTTTGGTGAAGCATTGGCGATAATGTACGATATCGCTAGGCTAACCCGGATTGTCGATAGTCTGCTGAGGAGGGGTGATTACGATGTTGTTCACGTTCAGGAGCCCTACGTTGGTGGTCTTATAAGGTTTCGTAGTAAGGTTACTACGATACACGACACGAGTTATGGCGAGGTTAAGTCAATATTTACACATGAGGTTAATAGGGATTGGAAGAGGCTTGGTTTTTACCTGGGCCTTGGTTACTTCATGGAGTACTCGTCAATTGCCACTAGTAGGGTTATCATAGCACCATCACCCCAGGTTAAGGATGAGTTGGTGAGCAAATACGGCCTTGATTCACACAGAGTTAGGGTGATAATGAATGGTGTTGATCCTAACAACAAGTATCTTGGCATTAGTAAGGAGGAGGCTAAGAAAATGCTTAGTATTGACAAGCCATTAATATTCACATCATCACAACACGTTGCTAGGAAGAGGCTGGACGTCTTCTTATACGCAATGAAGATGCTTGATGAGTGGGGCATCCTGGATAAGGTTGAGGTTAGGATTGGCGGTAATGGACCATTAAGGCCGATGCTTGAGGATTTAGCGAGGAGATTGGGGATCCTGGGTAGGGTTAGGTTCATGGGTTGGTTAAGTAGGGATCAGTTGGAGCTTCATTATAGGGCTGCCGATGTCTTCGTAATATCCTCGGATTACGAGGCCGGCCCAATAACAATGCTTGAGGCCATGATTGCGGAGACTCCAGTGGTTTCTACTAGGATTAGGGGATTCCCTGAGCTGGCTAGGGATGGTGTTGAGGCGATGCTCGTTAATCCTGGTGACTACGTTGCCATGGCTAAGGCTCTAATTGAGGTTCTGACTAATGAGGACTTGGCGAGGAGACTCGTACGTAATGGTAGGGAGTTCGCCATGAGATTTACTTGGGATAGAGTTGCCGAGAGGACCTTAGGGGTTTATAGGGAGGTCGTGGGTGGTTAG
- a CDS encoding glycosyltransferase family 4 protein, whose translation MRILLVGHAYPPYAGGLSHVLYNVSLRLVSMGHEVTVLGLRYGGNAPNIELPRLRVIRAVGIAPRDSYFAPTHDFIIKFTKLVREFDPDVIHIHNVGSLITPTAVILSRFFNNMDRVVLTPHHHEEGSRIDTKAMWMLYKPVLRRILRVINRVHTVSQFERLLVLRDFGIDSVVIPNGVSEDVYDVKREDPDLPTVTYAGRVEEYKRVDLAVRAVAKAQEFLGVKIRFKVIGDGPAIGGIKRLARELGVELMHTGFLPRVDYLRELANSTVFINLSKYEAFSIVTAEALALGLPVVIARPWGRVFSAFGAYVINPDNLSETVNTLVKALSEPPSIRAKIPTWSEVVKEYVSKLYCAK comes from the coding sequence GTGAGGATTCTCCTGGTCGGCCACGCCTACCCACCGTACGCTGGTGGGTTGTCTCATGTGCTGTATAATGTATCGCTTAGACTTGTGTCTATGGGGCATGAGGTTACCGTGCTGGGGCTTAGGTATGGCGGTAATGCACCAAACATAGAGTTACCTAGGTTGAGGGTGATTAGGGCGGTGGGCATAGCGCCTAGGGACTCGTACTTTGCGCCAACTCATGATTTCATAATTAAATTCACCAAGTTAGTTAGGGAGTTCGACCCAGACGTAATCCATATACACAACGTGGGATCCCTAATAACGCCGACCGCGGTTATTCTAAGCAGGTTCTTTAATAATATGGATAGAGTTGTCTTGACACCGCACCATCATGAGGAGGGTAGTAGGATCGATACTAAGGCCATGTGGATGTTATACAAGCCTGTACTTAGGCGAATCCTTCGGGTGATAAATAGGGTACATACCGTATCTCAATTTGAGAGGTTACTCGTGCTTAGGGATTTTGGTATTGATTCCGTTGTCATACCTAATGGTGTCTCTGAGGACGTGTATGACGTTAAGAGGGAGGATCCCGACCTGCCCACTGTTACCTATGCAGGTAGGGTTGAGGAGTATAAGAGGGTTGATTTAGCGGTTAGGGCTGTGGCGAAGGCTCAAGAGTTTTTGGGTGTGAAGATTAGGTTTAAGGTCATTGGTGATGGACCAGCGATAGGTGGTATTAAGAGATTAGCTAGGGAGTTAGGTGTCGAATTGATGCATACTGGTTTTTTACCTAGGGTTGATTATTTAAGGGAGTTGGCTAATTCCACGGTATTCATAAACTTATCCAAGTATGAGGCCTTTAGTATAGTAACCGCAGAGGCGTTGGCACTGGGTCTTCCTGTGGTTATTGCCAGGCCGTGGGGTAGGGTATTCAGTGCCTTTGGTGCATATGTTATTAACCCAGACAATCTGTCCGAGACAGTAAATACATTAGTTAAGGCATTAAGTGAGCCACCAAGCATTAGGGCTAAGATCCCGACCTGGAGCGAAGTTGTTAAAGAGTACGTAAGTAAACTATATTGCGCCAAGTAA
- a CDS encoding glycosyltransferase family A protein, with protein MKILIGIPTYSNSRFGYTIRQTLEALVNQSFKDFRVLVVYKPSPGDRTLDVVDEFKDKLDIEVKIQSDGYFEEALNMIYEVAKDYDITLTTDDDATPTKTWIEEHIKFHKNHEKIGIAQGIVIPSRNYCYESWYLPRSLIGYHKPLLKELNDYSTIVNDMGLLACKGKWRDYRFNNRGYVLSIEIRGVNMSLKSRSYIDGFALPGYTKRGLHNETLLALHYVRQGLHSALFNGGIVNHLKRDSLSRPRSPISRFMTTLESHLLPYGIYYYGFKLNMRKLKLYYGVIDLYSKFRKTLLSKTYAIGLKLAIEAISSDYEPSEVRSKLLEIEKNAKARYE; from the coding sequence ATGAAGATATTAATAGGCATACCAACATACAGTAACTCAAGGTTCGGCTATACGATTCGTCAGACCCTAGAAGCCTTAGTCAATCAATCCTTCAAGGACTTTCGTGTTTTAGTTGTTTATAAGCCGAGTCCTGGTGATAGGACTTTGGACGTTGTTGATGAGTTCAAGGACAAACTCGACATAGAGGTCAAAATACAAAGCGATGGGTACTTCGAAGAAGCCCTAAACATGATATATGAGGTCGCCAAGGACTACGACATAACACTAACAACAGACGACGACGCAACACCAACAAAAACCTGGATCGAGGAGCACATAAAATTCCACAAAAACCACGAAAAAATAGGAATTGCGCAGGGTATTGTAATACCGAGTCGTAATTATTGTTATGAATCCTGGTATCTACCTAGATCGTTGATTGGTTATCATAAACCATTACTGAAGGAATTGAATGATTACAGCACTATCGTTAATGATATGGGATTGCTTGCGTGTAAAGGTAAATGGAGAGACTATAGGTTTAATAATAGGGGTTATGTATTATCTATTGAGATTCGTGGAGTAAATATGAGCCTTAAATCTAGATCATACATTGACGGCTTTGCTTTACCAGGATACACGAAGAGAGGGTTGCATAATGAGACCTTGCTTGCCTTACATTACGTTAGGCAAGGATTACATAGTGCTTTATTCAACGGCGGCATCGTTAACCATTTAAAGAGAGATTCATTGTCAAGACCTAGAAGTCCCATATCGAGATTTATGACAACGTTGGAAAGTCATTTACTTCCCTACGGCATTTATTATTATGGCTTTAAACTAAACATGAGAAAACTTAAGCTATATTATGGAGTCATTGATTTATATAGTAAGTTTAGAAAAACATTATTATCAAAAACCTATGCCATAGGACTTAAGCTGGCAATCGAAGCTATAAGTAGTGATTATGAACCGAGCGAAGTAAGGAGTAAGTTATTAGAGATTGAGAAAAACGCAAAGGCGAGGTATGAGTAA
- a CDS encoding glycosyltransferase, translating to MHDKGAHLIPEIARRLSGITIHVMGDGYLRDYIISASRKYGNIVYHGFVSNEEKVKIVSNSFLVIMPINWVELYSYTVVESFAMGKPVVSFGVGGPKELIEDSGAGLLARPFDVDDFISKVRYLLGNEDLVRDGC from the coding sequence ATTCATGATAAGGGTGCCCACCTCATTCCTGAGATTGCCAGGAGACTTAGTGGTATTACTATTCATGTTATGGGTGATGGATACCTTAGGGACTATATAATAAGTGCCTCTAGGAAGTATGGTAACATTGTTTATCATGGTTTTGTTAGTAATGAGGAGAAGGTTAAGATAGTTAGTAATTCGTTCTTGGTAATAATGCCTATTAATTGGGTTGAGTTATACTCATATACCGTTGTTGAGTCTTTTGCTATGGGTAAGCCTGTGGTCTCCTTTGGTGTTGGTGGTCCTAAGGAGTTGATTGAGGATTCTGGTGCAGGGCTTTTGGCTAGGCCCTTTGATGTTGATGATTTTATTAGTAAGGTTAGGTATTTGCTTGGTAATGAGGATTTAGTTAGAGATGGGTGTTAG
- a CDS encoding glycosyltransferase family 2 protein, which produces MGRPFISVVTAYSRREFLKYAVKSVINQTLDKSLYEIIVVKNFRDPEVDHAVKSNRSKIIEAGDEPVGKYLATGINESEGEVIAFLDDDDIFHSRKLERLFKVFNYDLDYYHHNLIAINELGDILPLDIDRVNEYLRLVSINDRIKAVKMYGFKCGSGMSAIVVRNRLAIMLSKYIMHHVIDAPDFITYAFALDYGKVLIHEPHGLAFYRIHGKKYQ; this is translated from the coding sequence ATGGGTAGACCCTTCATTTCTGTTGTTACGGCCTATAGTAGGCGTGAGTTCCTTAAGTACGCTGTAAAGTCCGTGATTAATCAAACCCTGGACAAAAGTCTCTATGAAATAATCGTTGTGAAGAACTTCAGGGATCCGGAGGTCGATCATGCAGTCAAGAGCAATAGGAGTAAAATAATCGAGGCAGGTGACGAACCAGTAGGCAAGTACCTAGCAACAGGAATAAACGAATCAGAAGGCGAAGTAATAGCATTCCTTGACGATGATGACATTTTCCATAGCCGCAAACTAGAACGATTATTCAAAGTGTTTAATTATGATCTTGATTACTACCACCATAATCTTATTGCAATTAATGAGCTAGGGGATATCTTGCCCCTTGATATTGATAGGGTTAATGAGTACTTAAGGCTCGTCAGTATTAATGATAGAATTAAGGCAGTTAAGATGTATGGGTTTAAGTGCGGTAGTGGTATGAGCGCCATAGTTGTACGTAATCGATTAGCCATCATGCTTTCAAAGTACATAATGCATCATGTAATTGACGCTCCAGACTTCATAACCTACGCCTTCGCATTAGATTACGGTAAAGTACTAATACATGAACCACACGGTCTCGCATTCTATAGAATTCATGGAAAAAAATACCAGTAG